The following coding sequences are from one Carassius gibelio isolate Cgi1373 ecotype wild population from Czech Republic chromosome B7, carGib1.2-hapl.c, whole genome shotgun sequence window:
- the si:dkey-148a17.6 gene encoding leukotriene B4 receptor 1, which translates to MNATAHFQEDEEIELGLLGACVILGVCFLVGTPGNLLVVWTIVKHVKQRSHTVLLILHLAVADLLVLVTLPLWIYSLARSWVFGEAACKAMVYIIYACMYSSVFIITVMSVERFMAVRYPIASLGWRRKQALNKVLLMIWMASFLLSIPVILTHTLGEVNGQNQCLFRKYENDAQEAVLLILETLIGFVLPFFTLLVCYGCLFSRIAQMNFKSKRKSTVLICSVVVMFALCWIPHHVGNLLSLISLALKPSNPDMAESLEEACTTMNIIAGALAFISSSVNPVLYVFAARTFRSSLRETGIQKLFQHLSSAVSGEGNKELSFVSKRPSSHTTNSECLTDSKVPVDVAMESCISTSD; encoded by the coding sequence ATGAACGCTACGGCTCATTTTCAGGAGGATGAGGAGATCGAGCTAGGCTTGTTGGGGGCCTGTGTGATCCTGGGGGTGTGTTTCCTGGTGGGCACACCTGGGAACCTGCTGGTGGTGTGGACCATCGTGAAGCACGTGAAGCAGCGTTCACACACAGTGCTTCTCATCCTCCACCTGGCGGTCGCAGATCTTCTGGTGCTAGTCACTCTGCCGCTGTGGATCTACTCGCTGGCCCGCTCCTGGGTGTTTGGAGAGGCTGCCTGCAAAGCCATGGTGTACATCATCTATGCCTGTATGTACAGCAGCGTCTTCATCATCACCGTCATGAGTGTGGAGCGCTTCATGGCTGTCAGATACCCCATTGCCTCACTCGGCTGGAGGAGGAAACAAGCACTAAACAAGGTACTTCTAATGATATGGATGGCTTCATTTCTCCTCAGTATTCCCGTCATTCTAACTCACACTTTGGGAGAAGTTAACGGACAAAATCAATGTCTGTTCAGGAAGTATGAAAACGATGCCCAGGAGGCCGTGTTGCTCATTTTAGAGACTCTTATAGGCTTCGTCCTCCCTTTTTTCACTCTGTTGGTCTGTTACGGCTGCCTTTTCAGTCGCATAGCGCAGATGAACTTCAAGTCCAAGCGTAAGTCGACGGTTCTCATCTGCAGTGTGGTGGTGATGTTCGCTCTCTGCTGGATTCCTCATCATGTGGGGAACCTTCTTTCCCTCATCTCGCTCGCTCTCAAGCCTTCAAATCCCGACATGGCGGAAAGTTTGGAGGAAGCCTGCACCACAATGAACATTATAGCAGGAGCCCTGGCGTTCATCAGTAGCTCAGTCAATCCAGTGCTTTATGTGTTTGCCGCGCGTACCTTCCGCAGCTCGCTTCGGGAAACTGGAATACAGAAGCTCTTCCAGCATCTGTCCAGTGCAGTGTCAGGTGAAGGGAATAAAGAGTTATCATTCGTGTCCAAAAGACCGAGTTCACACACCACCAACTCAGAGTGTCTCACGGACTCAAAAGTGCCTGTAGATGTGGCTATGGAATCATGCATCAGTACCTCAGACTGA